In Rhizobium jaguaris, a single window of DNA contains:
- a CDS encoding ParA family protein has translation MPIITFANTKGGAGKTTVALVLATELARRGLRVALLDADPQQWMSRWHRLSGASANFDIVVDVSDDTIEKQIKDIKKRTDYIIVDLPGGLNPLLAKAIGLSDHIMVPVQGCAMDAVGGAQVLEILKQLAAQCDIRIPHSVVLTRINSIITTRSLLTVKMLLAEQQVHVLDTPLIERAAYRDMFNTGGTIYSMDPTRVSNLDKAQVNAQMFADEILRLVPAKIARTKATKKSPATAKRAA, from the coding sequence ATGCCCATTATCACCTTTGCGAATACAAAAGGCGGCGCCGGCAAGACGACCGTTGCCCTCGTCCTTGCCACTGAGCTTGCCCGCCGCGGTCTTCGGGTCGCGCTGCTGGATGCCGACCCGCAGCAATGGATGAGCCGCTGGCATCGTTTGTCCGGTGCTTCCGCGAATTTCGATATCGTTGTCGACGTTAGCGACGACACGATCGAGAAGCAGATCAAGGATATCAAGAAGCGCACCGACTATATCATCGTCGACCTCCCAGGCGGCCTCAATCCGCTGCTCGCCAAGGCCATCGGCCTATCGGACCATATCATGGTTCCCGTCCAGGGCTGCGCAATGGACGCCGTCGGTGGCGCTCAAGTGCTGGAAATCCTCAAGCAACTAGCGGCGCAATGCGACATCCGCATCCCGCACTCCGTCGTTCTGACGCGCATCAACTCGATCATCACCACCCGCTCGCTGCTGACCGTCAAGATGCTGCTGGCCGAACAGCAGGTCCATGTCCTGGATACGCCGTTGATCGAGCGGGCCGCTTACCGCGATATGTTCAATACCGGCGGCACGATTTATTCGATGGACCCCACCCGCGTCAGCAATCTCGACAAGGCGCAGGTGAACGCGCAGATGTTCGCTGACGAGATCCTTCGTCTTGTCCCGGCGAAGATCGCGCGAACGAAGGCGACAAAAAAATCGCCCGCAACAGCCAAGCGTGCCGCCTGA
- a CDS encoding ester cyclase: MIGAKLSHLYRDYIACLNKQDWPKLAQFVHDDVRYNGQRIGLSGYREMLERDFHEIPDLYFNIDLLISDPPYVASRLSFDCTPQGKFLGLDVNGKTVSFAENVFYQFQGEKIEQVWSVIDKAAIEAQLWVLSS, translated from the coding sequence ATGATTGGAGCCAAGCTCTCCCACCTCTACCGAGACTATATTGCCTGCCTGAACAAGCAGGACTGGCCGAAGCTGGCGCAGTTTGTTCATGACGACGTGCGCTACAACGGTCAGCGGATCGGACTATCAGGTTATCGCGAGATGCTGGAGCGCGATTTTCATGAAATTCCAGACCTTTATTTCAACATCGATCTGCTGATTTCAGATCCGCCATATGTGGCGAGCCGGCTAAGCTTTGATTGTACGCCACAGGGAAAGTTTCTAGGCCTTGATGTAAACGGAAAGACAGTCTCCTTTGCCGAGAATGTGTTCTATCAATTTCAGGGAGAAAAGATTGAGCAGGTATGGTCGGTTATCGATAAGGCCGCGATCGAAGCTCAGCTCTGGGTCCTGAGCTCATAA
- a CDS encoding DUF1127 domain-containing protein → MNVARSFNNWRKYRQTVAELGRMSTRELDDLGIGRADIRNVARGAIAR, encoded by the coding sequence ATGAATGTAGCACGCTCTTTCAACAACTGGCGCAAGTACCGTCAGACGGTCGCCGAACTGGGCCGTATGTCCACTCGCGAACTGGATGACCTCGGTATCGGTCGTGCTGATATCCGCAATGTTGCCCGCGGGGCGATTGCTCGCTAA
- a CDS encoding acyltransferase family protein, producing MNLIILRDSPPGLVRQPISGHFKYRADIDGLRALAIMPVVFYHAGIPGFGGGFVGVDVFFVISGFLMATLISGEIAGDDFSILRFYERRIRRIFPALFAVLVASSVAAWLLLMPVELEYFARSLKAAALFTSNIQFEKESGYFDIGAQIKPLLHTWSLAVEEQFYILFPLLLIAVSRFARRYTVPILLGLLVASFAASAWTVFRNQTATFYLLQFRAWELLLGGLLAFNVIPRPARPVMREALAALGIGLIAIAVFGFTDHTRFPGPAALLPCLGAALVILGGAEYGLAGRALRAKPLVFVGLISYSLYLWHWPIIVFSREISGRELSPVQGGVIVFASLALAVFSWRFIERPFRGRSSSLGRRSLFAAATAVMVAMVIFGNYVIRDAGVPGRLPTDVQKVYAATYDISRFGQPPCFADSDTTGPSLSDIRAGRLCSVGVDGSNPPAFLVWGDSHSGAMSPAIDGAAKQAGVSGLFAGHASCAPLPDAHLPAHGGVKRCDDFNGAVRDLVRSKHIPLVFLIAYWPKYVHDAELPKEGVYFDPSVPPPLQDKSAGVTASLDRLMAELTQQGTKVVLVMDVPEMGHYMPEAIAKALMTNTSTDIAPPWNYVAERQALSRTILSRLAAKYDAGIIDPLSAICHDGHCDATYDGMPLYKDADHITATTSRRLSYLFSPVFTVPQRNPSPSGNS from the coding sequence TTGAATCTCATAATATTGCGTGATTCTCCTCCGGGGCTGGTGCGCCAGCCTATTTCCGGCCATTTCAAGTATCGAGCTGATATTGACGGGCTTCGTGCGCTCGCGATCATGCCGGTTGTGTTTTATCATGCGGGCATTCCAGGGTTCGGCGGTGGTTTCGTCGGTGTCGATGTTTTCTTCGTCATCTCCGGATTCCTGATGGCCACGCTGATCTCAGGCGAAATCGCTGGCGATGATTTCAGCATCCTGCGCTTTTACGAGAGGCGAATACGGCGAATCTTTCCTGCCCTCTTTGCTGTTCTGGTGGCCTCGTCGGTAGCGGCATGGCTGCTTCTAATGCCGGTCGAGCTGGAGTATTTCGCCCGCAGCCTGAAGGCGGCCGCATTGTTCACCTCGAACATCCAGTTCGAAAAAGAGAGCGGCTATTTCGACATCGGCGCCCAGATCAAGCCGCTGCTGCACACCTGGTCGCTCGCGGTCGAAGAGCAGTTCTATATCCTGTTTCCGCTGCTGCTGATTGCTGTCAGCCGATTTGCGCGGCGATATACGGTGCCCATTCTGCTTGGCCTGTTGGTCGCCTCCTTCGCGGCGAGTGCTTGGACGGTATTCCGGAACCAGACGGCGACGTTCTATCTGCTGCAGTTCCGCGCCTGGGAACTGCTTCTCGGCGGCTTGCTGGCTTTCAACGTGATACCGAGGCCGGCGCGTCCCGTGATGCGGGAGGCCCTGGCTGCCTTGGGTATAGGCTTGATCGCCATAGCTGTCTTCGGTTTCACCGACCATACTAGGTTTCCCGGCCCGGCGGCCTTGCTGCCTTGCCTCGGCGCCGCCCTGGTGATCCTTGGCGGAGCTGAATATGGATTGGCTGGCCGGGCGCTGCGGGCAAAACCCCTGGTATTTGTCGGGTTGATTTCCTATTCCCTCTATCTCTGGCACTGGCCGATCATCGTATTCAGCCGCGAAATCTCCGGCCGGGAGCTTTCCCCGGTCCAGGGCGGTGTGATCGTGTTCGCTTCGCTTGCCCTTGCCGTATTTTCGTGGCGGTTTATCGAGCGTCCCTTTCGCGGTCGTAGCAGCAGCCTGGGTCGAAGGTCCTTGTTTGCCGCTGCAACGGCGGTCATGGTCGCGATGGTCATCTTCGGCAACTATGTCATTCGTGACGCCGGTGTCCCGGGTCGCCTCCCGACCGACGTGCAAAAGGTCTATGCCGCCACATATGACATCAGCCGCTTCGGCCAACCGCCATGCTTTGCCGACTCCGATACGACCGGTCCGTCCTTATCGGACATACGCGCTGGCAGGCTTTGTTCGGTCGGCGTCGACGGATCTAATCCTCCTGCATTCCTCGTTTGGGGAGACTCGCATTCCGGAGCCATGTCTCCGGCGATCGACGGCGCCGCGAAACAGGCCGGTGTTTCCGGTCTGTTTGCCGGGCATGCGTCATGTGCACCGCTACCGGATGCGCATCTTCCAGCTCACGGCGGTGTGAAGCGATGCGACGACTTCAATGGCGCAGTCCGCGACCTAGTCAGATCGAAGCACATTCCGCTGGTGTTCCTGATCGCCTACTGGCCGAAATACGTCCATGACGCGGAGCTGCCGAAAGAAGGTGTCTACTTCGATCCGTCGGTGCCGCCGCCATTGCAAGATAAGTCCGCAGGGGTGACGGCATCGCTAGACCGCCTTATGGCGGAATTGACGCAGCAGGGCACCAAAGTCGTGCTGGTCATGGATGTGCCGGAAATGGGCCACTACATGCCGGAAGCCATCGCCAAGGCCTTGATGACCAATACATCGACCGACATCGCGCCGCCATGGAATTACGTTGCGGAACGGCAGGCGCTGTCGCGCACGATTCTGAGCCGTCTCGCTGCCAAATATGACGCTGGCATAATCGACCCGCTATCAGCGATCTGCCATGACGGGCATTGCGATGCGACATATGACGGAATGCCGCTCTATAAGGATGCCGACCACATAACGGCTACGACATCGAGAAGACTGAGCTATCTCTTTTCTCCTGTATTCACAGTCCCGCAGCGTAACCCGAGTCCGTCCGGCAATTCATGA
- a CDS encoding DHA2 family efflux MFS transporter permease subunit, whose product MSSASTTAGGANPAAAGATNPWLIAIVVSLATFMEVLDTTIANVALRYISGGLAVSADEASWVVTTYLVSNATILVASSFIAERYGRRRFYLSCLAIFTIASVLCGLAWNLQSLLIFRIIQGFAGGGMVPTSQAILADAFPSSKRGQAFALFGVAVVVAPIVGPTLGGYLSDNFSWHWCFLINGPVGVFAFILVYFLVERSEEMRRKRQELLRQGIRFDLVGFLLVATFLGALELVLDRGQTEDWFDSNFIIAMTALCVLAFALAIPWVLTKSNPIIDGRLLGTRQFGSCFIVMMATGAILIATTQFLPQVLQQNYGYTATWAGLALSPGGFVTMVMMFVAGRLTTVVQPKYMIAAGAAIIAGSMWWLTQLSPGLNFAFFVWSRLYIGLGLPLIFIAITSASYYGLRPNQTNQASAMINAARNIGGSIGVCIGLNVLAHRQQWHRSRLVEHIIPSSPAYHDTLQTMSRYFAEKGATMADAQAQARAWIGQQVQTQSTFLAYIDVFYVLMLIALSAIPLALILSNIDLKGGGGGMH is encoded by the coding sequence ATGAGTAGCGCGAGTACAACCGCCGGCGGAGCGAACCCAGCCGCCGCCGGTGCCACCAATCCATGGCTGATTGCGATCGTGGTCTCGCTTGCGACCTTCATGGAGGTGCTCGATACGACGATCGCCAATGTGGCATTGCGCTATATTTCGGGAGGTCTCGCGGTCAGCGCGGACGAGGCCTCCTGGGTTGTCACGACCTATCTCGTTTCCAACGCAACCATACTGGTCGCTAGCAGTTTCATCGCCGAACGGTATGGGAGGCGACGCTTCTATCTCTCTTGCCTGGCGATCTTCACGATCGCCTCCGTTCTCTGCGGACTGGCGTGGAATCTTCAATCGCTGCTTATCTTTCGCATCATCCAGGGATTTGCCGGCGGCGGCATGGTGCCGACGTCGCAGGCGATTCTCGCCGATGCATTTCCGTCATCGAAACGCGGCCAGGCGTTCGCGCTGTTCGGCGTCGCCGTCGTGGTGGCGCCCATAGTCGGTCCGACGCTCGGCGGCTATCTCTCGGATAATTTTTCCTGGCACTGGTGTTTTCTGATCAACGGCCCGGTGGGCGTCTTTGCCTTCATCCTCGTCTATTTTCTGGTGGAAAGATCAGAGGAAATGCGTCGAAAACGGCAGGAACTCCTTAGGCAAGGCATCCGCTTCGATCTTGTCGGCTTCCTGCTTGTCGCAACATTTCTCGGTGCGCTGGAACTCGTTCTCGATCGCGGTCAGACGGAGGACTGGTTCGATTCTAATTTCATCATCGCCATGACTGCGCTTTGCGTGCTGGCCTTTGCTCTGGCGATCCCTTGGGTGCTGACGAAATCGAACCCGATCATCGACGGTCGGCTGCTTGGAACCCGCCAGTTCGGGTCCTGCTTTATCGTCATGATGGCAACCGGCGCAATCCTGATAGCCACGACACAATTCCTTCCGCAGGTCCTGCAACAGAATTACGGATACACCGCCACCTGGGCCGGCCTGGCGCTGTCGCCGGGTGGTTTCGTCACCATGGTCATGATGTTCGTCGCAGGTCGCTTAACGACGGTAGTCCAGCCGAAATACATGATCGCCGCCGGTGCAGCGATCATCGCGGGCTCGATGTGGTGGCTGACACAACTTAGCCCCGGTCTCAATTTCGCGTTCTTCGTCTGGTCGCGCCTGTATATCGGATTGGGCCTGCCCTTGATCTTCATCGCGATCACCTCGGCATCCTATTATGGCCTGCGGCCGAACCAGACCAATCAGGCCTCCGCCATGATCAACGCCGCCCGCAATATCGGCGGCTCGATCGGCGTCTGCATCGGGTTGAACGTTCTGGCGCATCGCCAGCAATGGCATCGGAGCCGACTCGTCGAACACATTATCCCTTCCTCCCCGGCCTATCACGACACGCTCCAGACCATGTCGCGCTATTTTGCGGAGAAAGGCGCGACCATGGCCGACGCGCAAGCACAGGCAAGGGCCTGGATCGGACAACAAGTTCAGACGCAATCGACCTTTCTCGCCTATATCGACGTCTTCTACGTGTTGATGCTGATCGCGCTCTCAGCGATCCCGCTTGCGCTGATCCTCAGCAATATCGACCTCAAGGGCGGCGGCGGCGGAATGCATTGA
- a CDS encoding HlyD family secretion protein, translating into MVDDQRIASKNNQTEPRIERIRPGDDRQTDRTEEKRPSFVRRHPLWVLLGVVILAALIAAAWLGWLIYFHPYESTDDAFIDARSFSLAMKVSGYVSEVPVTDNQHVQAGQVILKIDPRDYQIALDQADGQVNVASAAVTSTGAQIDAATAAIDVAKAQQNSASAALQYAQQQASRQQQLVKSGSGSVQAVQQAESTLQQSQASLAQAEANVTSALKNKAVAEAQKASAAASLSQAQAQAEEAQQNLKYTTIVAAQPGRVVRLTGAKGQYIEAGQAISMFVPDEVWITANFKETQLTDMRPGQPVDVTIDAYPDHKLHGRVASIQPGSGTVFSLLPAENATGNYVKVTQRVPVKIVVDNWPADLSIGPGMSVVPTVTVRPRH; encoded by the coding sequence GTGGTCGATGATCAGCGCATCGCTTCGAAAAACAACCAGACCGAACCTCGGATTGAACGTATCCGCCCGGGTGATGATCGGCAGACTGACCGGACCGAGGAAAAACGTCCGTCCTTTGTCCGCCGCCACCCTCTCTGGGTCTTGCTCGGCGTCGTGATTCTCGCGGCCCTTATCGCTGCCGCATGGCTCGGCTGGCTAATCTATTTCCATCCCTATGAGTCGACGGACGATGCCTTCATTGATGCGCGCAGCTTCTCGCTCGCCATGAAAGTCTCGGGCTATGTCTCCGAGGTTCCGGTGACCGACAATCAGCATGTCCAGGCTGGCCAAGTCATCCTGAAGATCGATCCGCGCGATTACCAGATCGCCCTCGACCAGGCCGATGGACAGGTGAACGTCGCAAGCGCCGCCGTAACAAGCACCGGCGCCCAGATCGACGCCGCCACCGCCGCAATCGACGTTGCAAAAGCCCAGCAGAACTCGGCATCGGCGGCGCTGCAATATGCGCAGCAGCAGGCCAGCCGCCAGCAGCAATTGGTCAAGAGCGGATCCGGCAGCGTGCAGGCGGTGCAGCAGGCGGAATCGACCCTACAGCAAAGCCAGGCGAGCCTGGCACAGGCCGAGGCAAACGTCACCTCGGCACTGAAGAACAAAGCGGTTGCCGAAGCCCAGAAGGCGAGTGCCGCCGCCAGTCTGAGCCAAGCTCAGGCGCAGGCCGAAGAAGCACAGCAGAACCTGAAATACACGACAATCGTCGCAGCCCAGCCCGGCCGTGTCGTCCGGCTCACTGGCGCCAAGGGCCAATATATCGAAGCCGGGCAGGCAATCTCGATGTTTGTTCCCGACGAGGTCTGGATCACCGCGAATTTCAAGGAGACGCAATTGACGGACATGCGGCCGGGCCAGCCGGTGGATGTGACGATCGACGCCTATCCAGATCACAAGCTGCACGGCAGAGTCGCTTCGATCCAACCGGGCTCCGGCACGGTGTTCTCCTTGCTTCCCGCCGAGAACGCGACTGGCAATTATGTCAAGGTCACGCAGCGTGTGCCGGTAAAGATCGTCGTCGACAACTGGCCGGCGGATCTATCGATCGGCCCCGGCATGTCCGTGGTCCCAACTGTCACCGTCCGGCCGAGGCATTGA
- a CDS encoding sigma-54-dependent transcriptional regulator: MSDVSSVFLIDDDKDLLKAAKQTLELAGFYVFAFPSAADALGALDAGFAGVVVSDIRMPQMDGQQLFSRVKEQDADLPVILVTGHGDIPMAVKAIQDGAYDFITKPFATDRLVQSVRRAAEKRRLVLENRALRIAAEQAQGDLPLIGQTPAMERLRRTLRQIADTDVDVLVTGETGSGKEVVASLLHRWSRRAAGNFVALNCGALPETVIESELFGHEPGAFTGAQKKRVGRIEHASAGTLFLDEIESMPPAIQVQMLRVLEMREVTPLGTNEVRPVDLRVVAAAKVDLGDPRQRGDFREDLYYRLNVVTISIPPLRDRCDDIPLLFGYFAERAASRFKRDVPAISAAVHRHLQSHDWPGNVRELSHFAERFVLGLESSAGPKPNEIPSADATLPLPVRVERYEADLIRETLAQNGGDVRRTIEALGIPRKTFYDKLQRHGIVRGDFAGLDGDDRRTPVGE, encoded by the coding sequence ATGAGCGACGTTTCCTCGGTCTTCCTCATCGACGACGACAAGGACTTGTTGAAGGCGGCGAAACAAACGCTTGAACTTGCCGGCTTTTATGTCTTTGCCTTCCCCTCGGCGGCAGATGCGCTCGGCGCGCTGGACGCCGGTTTTGCCGGCGTGGTCGTTTCCGATATACGCATGCCGCAAATGGATGGGCAGCAGCTCTTCAGCCGCGTCAAAGAGCAGGATGCGGATCTACCGGTCATTCTGGTTACCGGTCATGGCGATATCCCGATGGCGGTCAAGGCGATCCAGGACGGTGCTTATGATTTCATCACCAAACCCTTCGCCACCGACCGGCTGGTGCAGAGTGTGCGGCGCGCGGCGGAGAAGCGCCGGCTCGTTCTGGAAAACCGTGCCCTTCGGATCGCAGCCGAACAGGCGCAGGGCGATCTGCCGTTGATCGGCCAGACGCCTGCGATGGAGCGGCTACGCCGCACCCTCCGGCAAATCGCGGATACGGATGTCGATGTGCTGGTGACCGGCGAGACCGGCAGCGGCAAGGAAGTGGTCGCGAGCTTGCTGCATCGCTGGAGCCGGCGTGCGGCAGGCAATTTCGTCGCGCTCAATTGCGGGGCTCTCCCCGAAACAGTCATCGAAAGCGAGCTTTTCGGCCACGAACCAGGCGCCTTCACCGGTGCACAAAAGAAACGCGTCGGTCGCATCGAACATGCAAGCGCCGGCACGCTGTTTCTCGATGAGATCGAGAGCATGCCGCCGGCAATTCAGGTGCAGATGCTGCGTGTCCTGGAGATGCGCGAGGTGACGCCGCTCGGTACCAACGAGGTGCGCCCGGTCGATCTCCGCGTCGTTGCGGCGGCGAAGGTCGATCTCGGCGATCCCCGCCAGCGCGGCGATTTCCGTGAAGATCTCTATTACCGTCTCAACGTCGTCACCATCTCCATTCCACCGTTGCGCGACAGATGTGACGATATCCCCCTGCTCTTCGGATATTTCGCGGAACGCGCCGCCAGCCGCTTCAAGCGAGACGTGCCCGCCATTTCGGCCGCCGTCCACCGTCATTTGCAGAGCCACGACTGGCCGGGCAATGTTCGCGAGCTTTCGCACTTCGCCGAGCGTTTCGTCCTTGGCCTGGAGTCGTCTGCGGGGCCAAAGCCAAATGAAATCCCCTCGGCTGATGCAACACTGCCCCTGCCCGTCCGCGTCGAGCGCTACGAGGCCGACCTCATCCGTGAGACGCTTGCTCAAAACGGCGGTGATGTGCGCCGGACAATCGAGGCCCTCGGCATTCCTCGGAAGACCTTCTACGACAAACTCCAACGCCACGGCATCGTCAGGGGAGATTTTGCGGGTTTAGATGGAGATGACCGGCGAACGCCCGTCGGCGAATAG
- a CDS encoding sensor histidine kinase, which translates to MHNAPMLQRPAMERFSTPEQLGRRSRRVWLVFAIFCAICIAAALYGAGVYGRATAIEALQGQGRTDANLKVALLRAVLERPRALPLILADDQQVHDALAATKGDAVATLDRKLESLVSGTKASVLYVTGKDGVAIASSNWREPLSFVGNDYSFRDYFSRAMETGTAEHFALGNVSNRPGLYISRRVGDVDAALGVVVVKMEFDQLEADWREAGRPAYVTDEHGVVLITSIPSWRFMTASPLSADNLAAIRKSLQFGDAPLTPLPIARPEAIGPDTAIVRAVLPGSSAAEYLRLTTPVPSTPWQLDYLIPTDQAISATVRETRFLALSVLLPILAIAAFLLRRRHVSAMQIAISRIAREELERRVLERTEDLSRARDRLEAEISDHRATEAKLQVVQQELVQANRLAILGQVAAGVAHEINQPVATIRAYADNAHIFLQREQITPAKENLSSIAALTERIGTITEELKAFARKGRSAPEPVELKSVIEGAVILLKSRFAGRLDALVIDLPPAGLTVIGTRVRLEQVLINLFQNALEALEGRDQAKVDVSVRDTAESVAVVVSDNGPGIPPAIRHSLFTPFNTSKEKGLGLGLVISKDIVADYGGRIDVESCESGTRFTIHLRKAIS; encoded by the coding sequence ATGCACAATGCGCCAATGCTGCAGCGGCCGGCCATGGAACGATTTTCAACGCCTGAGCAACTGGGCCGGCGTTCTCGCCGCGTCTGGTTGGTCTTTGCCATCTTCTGCGCGATCTGTATTGCGGCCGCGCTCTATGGCGCCGGCGTTTATGGCCGCGCGACCGCAATCGAGGCGCTGCAGGGCCAGGGTCGCACCGATGCGAACCTTAAGGTCGCGCTGCTAAGGGCCGTCCTTGAACGCCCCCGCGCCTTGCCGCTGATCTTGGCAGACGACCAGCAGGTGCACGATGCGCTTGCGGCGACGAAGGGCGATGCCGTCGCCACGCTGGACCGCAAACTCGAAAGCCTCGTGTCCGGCACCAAAGCCTCAGTGCTCTATGTCACCGGCAAGGATGGAGTGGCAATCGCATCGAGCAATTGGCGCGAACCGCTGAGCTTCGTCGGCAACGATTATTCCTTCCGCGATTATTTCAGCCGCGCGATGGAGACGGGAACTGCCGAACATTTTGCCCTCGGCAATGTCAGCAACCGCCCCGGCCTCTATATTTCCCGCCGTGTCGGCGATGTGGACGCGGCGCTGGGCGTCGTGGTCGTCAAGATGGAATTCGATCAGCTCGAAGCCGATTGGCGCGAAGCCGGCCGTCCGGCCTATGTGACCGACGAGCACGGCGTCGTGCTGATCACCAGCATTCCCTCCTGGCGCTTCATGACGGCGTCACCGCTGTCTGCCGACAATCTCGCCGCTATCCGCAAGAGCCTGCAATTCGGCGATGCACCTTTGACACCTCTGCCGATCGCTCGTCCCGAAGCCATTGGCCCGGATACGGCTATCGTGCGCGCGGTCCTGCCAGGCAGCAGCGCCGCCGAATATCTGCGCCTGACGACACCGGTCCCTTCGACCCCCTGGCAGTTGGACTATCTCATCCCGACGGACCAGGCGATTTCCGCCACCGTTCGCGAAACGCGCTTTCTCGCGTTGAGCGTGCTTTTACCGATCTTGGCGATAGCCGCCTTCCTGCTGAGGCGCCGCCACGTTTCCGCAATGCAGATCGCCATCAGCAGGATTGCACGTGAGGAATTGGAGCGGCGCGTGCTTGAGCGCACCGAAGATCTCAGCCGCGCTCGCGATCGTCTGGAGGCGGAAATTTCCGATCACCGCGCAACGGAGGCGAAGCTGCAGGTGGTGCAGCAGGAACTGGTGCAGGCCAATCGTCTCGCGATTCTCGGCCAGGTCGCCGCCGGCGTCGCCCATGAGATCAACCAGCCGGTCGCAACCATCCGCGCCTATGCCGACAACGCCCATATCTTTCTGCAGCGAGAACAGATCACGCCGGCGAAAGAGAACCTTTCCTCCATCGCGGCCCTGACCGAGCGGATCGGAACGATCACCGAAGAGTTGAAGGCGTTTGCCCGCAAAGGGCGAAGTGCGCCGGAACCGGTGGAACTTAAAAGCGTCATCGAAGGCGCCGTCATCCTGCTTAAAAGCCGCTTTGCCGGCCGGCTCGATGCCTTGGTGATCGATCTTCCGCCCGCCGGGCTGACGGTTATCGGCACGCGCGTTCGGCTTGAACAGGTGCTGATCAATCTCTTTCAGAACGCGCTCGAAGCATTGGAAGGCCGCGACCAGGCTAAAGTCGACGTTTCGGTGCGGGACACCGCCGAGAGCGTTGCGGTCGTCGTCTCCGACAATGGTCCCGGCATTCCGCCGGCGATCCGCCATTCACTGTTCACCCCCTTCAACACATCGAAGGAAAAAGGCCTTGGCCTTGGCCTCGTCATCTCCAAGGACATCGTCGCCGACTATGGCGGCCGGATCGATGTTGAAAGCTGCGAGAGCGGTACCCGTTTTACCATCCATCTGCGCAAGGCGATTTCATGA
- a CDS encoding dicarboxylate/amino acid:cation symporter, protein MIIPEAAEIHGKLPFYRHLYVQVLAAIAAGILLGHFYPQTGASLQPLGDAFIKLVRMVIAPVIFLTVATGIAGMSDLKKFGRVVGKALLYFLVFSTLALAVGLIVSNVLQPGAGMHINPATLDTKAVNNYAAQAHDASVVGFLMNIIPDTIVGAFAKGDILQVLFFSVIFGIALGAVGERGRPVQDFLQVLTAPIFRMVSILMKFAPIGAFGAMAFTIGKYGIGTIANLAFLIGTFYLTSLLFVLVVLGAVARYNGFSILALIRYIKEELLLVLGTSSSEAALPGLMNKMERAGCKRSVVGLVIPTGYSFNLDGTNIYMTLAALFIAQATDTPLTLGDQILLLLVAMLSSKGAAGITGAGFITLAATLSVIPSVPIAGMALILGIDRFMSECRALTNLVGNAVATIVVARWENELDRSKFSAAMAGQLSSDFETPALQPAE, encoded by the coding sequence ATGATTATACCCGAAGCCGCCGAGATACACGGCAAACTTCCCTTTTATCGGCATCTCTATGTGCAGGTTCTCGCCGCCATTGCCGCCGGTATCCTGCTTGGACATTTCTATCCGCAAACCGGCGCGTCCTTGCAGCCGCTTGGCGATGCCTTCATCAAGCTGGTGCGCATGGTCATTGCGCCGGTCATCTTCCTGACGGTGGCAACCGGCATTGCCGGCATGTCGGACCTGAAGAAATTCGGCCGTGTCGTTGGCAAGGCGCTCCTCTATTTCCTGGTGTTCTCGACGCTGGCACTGGCCGTTGGCCTTATTGTCTCGAACGTCCTGCAGCCGGGCGCCGGCATGCATATCAATCCAGCGACGCTCGACACAAAGGCCGTCAACAACTATGCGGCGCAAGCACATGACGCCTCCGTCGTCGGCTTCTTGATGAACATCATCCCGGACACCATCGTCGGCGCCTTCGCCAAGGGGGATATCCTCCAGGTCCTGTTCTTCTCGGTGATCTTCGGCATCGCGCTCGGCGCAGTCGGCGAACGCGGACGTCCTGTGCAGGATTTCCTGCAAGTGCTGACGGCGCCGATTTTCCGTATGGTGTCGATCCTGATGAAGTTCGCACCGATCGGTGCATTCGGCGCCATGGCCTTCACCATCGGCAAATATGGTATCGGCACGATCGCCAATCTGGCATTCCTGATCGGCACCTTCTATCTGACGTCGCTGCTGTTCGTGCTCGTCGTGCTTGGCGCTGTCGCTCGCTATAACGGCTTCTCGATCCTCGCGTTGATCCGCTACATCAAGGAAGAGTTGCTGCTGGTGCTCGGCACCTCATCTTCGGAAGCCGCATTGCCCGGCCTGATGAATAAGATGGAACGCGCCGGCTGCAAGCGCTCCGTCGTTGGCCTCGTCATTCCGACGGGCTATTCCTTCAATCTCGACGGCACCAATATCTACATGACGTTGGCAGCGCTCTTCATCGCCCAGGCGACCGATACGCCGCTGACGCTCGGTGACCAGATCCTGTTGCTGCTAGTGGCGATGCTGAGCTCCAAGGGCGCTGCCGGCATCACCGGCGCCGGCTTCATCACCCTTGCTGCCACGCTCTCCGTCATCCCCTCGGTTCCGATCGCTGGCATGGCGTTGATCCTCGGTATCGACCGCTTCATGTCGGAATGCCGCGCGCTGACCAACCTCGTCGGCAACGCCGTGGCCACCATCGTCGTTGCGCGCTGGGAGAATGAGCTCGATCGGTCGAAATTCTCGGCTGCCATGGCCGGGCAGTTGAGCAGCGACTTCGAAACGCCGGCGTTGCAACCTGCCGAATAA